In the genome of Lathyrus oleraceus cultivar Zhongwan6 chromosome 4, CAAS_Psat_ZW6_1.0, whole genome shotgun sequence, the window AACTTGTGACTGTTGGAAGAATAAGACAAATTTTGGAATGTTTACTTCTATAAACTTTTATAATATATAACATGACATGATATGAGCCaatttttcattcatttcttgTTTTCTTTAATACTTTTACTAAATGAAACTGATACGTTATGGGATGTGAATAATAACACTTGGTTTTATAAATTAATCATCTTAAATATTTCATTaatcttttttttttggtttcCAACATAATTATTTCTCATATGTTATCTCTAATAAATGGTATTGTTTTctttttaaatataattaaaCTTTTTTCTTCTAATttatattaaatattattatCAGGCTTCTTTTAAAAAAATCACTGACATGCTTTAAATGattgattaattttaatttttttattacTCATTCTATACATCATTTTTCAATAAACTTATTTAACACATTTTTATCAAcaattttatttatataaatttaattttaatattttcattcattcatttaaATAATTATAATTACACATACAATATCCATACACAGATCTATGGATATCCGCAAGTTTTAAGAGAAATTTATATACATATGTCTCTCACTCTCTTTGTGGTTAGCTAATACATTACAAATATTATAAATATTGTGCCTACTACAAAAACATGTTATTTGGAGTACATCCttaaaaaaaactataaaaatggacaataaaaatttcaaatttaTCTTATATTTATAAGAAGGAAAATAATATTAATGATATTTTTAATTGATGATTTTACGTATCTCTCTCACTCTTTGTGGTTAGCTAACACATTACAAATAGATGCCTAGTACAAAAACATGTTATTTGGAGTACACCCTTAAAAATAACTAAAAAAGATGGACAATAAAAATTTCAAATTTGAGAATATTTATAAAAACAAATATGatattaataatatttttaattgatgCTTTTATCTCCATTTATTCCCTCAATAAATATATTTCTTTAAATAATCCAATTTAAAAGCAATACTAACTCTAATTATATATTTAtacaaaatttatttttaaattcattGAGAAATTAATGTATTTAGTCTAAATGTGGTCCAAATACATTGGTTATGTAATGTATCTAAAAAAATCAATCTTTTCTTATAAATATAAGGAGTAAAACAAAACTCAGATTTTTTAAATTATACAGCATAAGTAACTAATTTAGTCTTATGATGATAAAATTATAtcaataataatttaataaaccacatttttatttaattttattacTATACATTTTTAATTTATGTGAAACAGTAATACATGTCGGTCATTGTAGGGATTTGTAAGTTtattgaaaaaataaattaataacATGCAAATTATTTTATAAAACATTTTAATAAAAAACATTCCAAATGCCAgccatttaaaaaaaaaaatacagTAAGAAAATCCCATTGTAGAGATAAGACTTGTGTGGTTGTGTAAAAATGAGATATTTTAGAATTCATTTAATAAGTATAGAAAATCACAAAAGTGAGATAATGACGTAGAAAACGTTTGACACGTGGACTTATAAAATCATATTATAACTTTTCGTTTGATTATAAAAGTAGCAATAATAAAATACCTCTTTCCCAACTCGAAATCGAATTCTCACATTCATTCCTCACTCTCACTCGTTAGTTTCTTTATGTTATCATGAATGTGTTTTTGTGGTGAGGTTTTCTTTGCTTTCTTTAATCTGTTTACCTTTGTTGCAGATCAATGGCTCAGACTGACTTGTTTGACTGGCTGAAGAATGACAACCGTCGATTTCTTCATGTTGTTTACCGTGTTGGTGACCTTGATCGCGCCATCAAGTAATTAAATTAACCGTTCTAGTTTAATTGCATGCTTAATTTAATTAACTAAAATACACTCATATCTTATGGTTATGGATTTCTTAGGTTTTATACTCAAGCTCTGGGAATGAAGCTTTTGAGACAAAGAGATGTTCCTGAGGAGAAATATGCTAACGCTTTTGTTGGATTTGGCGATGAGAAATCATATTATTCTATTGAATTAACATACAGTATGTTTTTCTACCATTAGATACATTACTCATATTTATATATATAATCAAGATTAAACcgaaaatgaaaaaaaaaattgttttaaatttGGACTGTCCTCAGATCTAAACATTTAGCAACATTTAAGTAAGGACTAACTAAGTATGAAAAATTGTGAATTAGATAGGCAATAAAGACTTATTTAACCCTTAAATATTTGATGTATTTAGACTATATATAGTCTAGATATATTGATTATTCAATGAATCTTAAATATTACCTCTGGTCCTATTTGTAAGAGAAAATTTACTTTTTAGGTTCATTGAATGATCAATATATCTAGACTGTATTATGGACCAGATACATTGAttattcaatgaatctaaaaagTTAATTTTCTCTCCTAAATAGAGGCGGAGGGAGTAATAAACTCTTACTGTTTTTCTTACCATGTGGATTTTTGTTTTTTCAATTTTTCTAACTATTTAATTTTATGATCTTATTGTCAGATTATGGAGTGAGTTCTTATGATGTTGGAGATGGCTTTGGACATTTTGGAATTGCAACACAAGATGTAAGAAAACTAGACAAGAGTATTCTAATTCTGAATTCACAAAAGCTTGATCATGTATTAAGAGAATGGACATTGTAACATTGATTCAATTATGTAGGTATACAAATTGGTTGAGCACATTCGGGCTTTTGGAGGAAACATCACTAGGGAGGCTGGTCCAATTCAGGGCGGAACAACCATTATCGCCTTTGTGAAGGATCCTGATGGCTACACTTTTGCACTCATCCAAAGATCTGTGTTCGTTGATCCATTTGCTCATATCACGCTTCGTGTTGGTGATTTAGAACGCGGCATCAAGTTTTATGAAAAGGTAACAATCTAATACATGTTGCAATTGTATCTGTTTCTGGTTTATGTTTGATGCAGTCCTGCACAAGTATTCTTTTCAGAGAACTGCATTTTAGGCGTTGCGATTTAAACTAAATGCGTGCGTGGTTTATTAACTGAGGCTATGTTCTTATTGGATCATATTTGCATAGGCTTTGGGCTTGAAGGTGCTGAGGAAGGACGATAATCCTGAGAAAAAGGTGAAGATTCCTCTAACCAGATACGAATACATCAGATTTTAAGAATCACACGACACGACATAACTATAATACACAACACATTAGAATCTAAACTAATATAGAAACACATGTTTATGTTGCATGTCCTACAGTACACTGTTGTTGCACTTGGGTATAAAGGGGAGGAAGAGTCAACTGTGTTGGAGTTGACATATAACTACGGTGTCACCGAGTACTCTAAGGGAAATGGTTATGCACAGGTTAGTCGAAAAGTTAAATTATACCAAGTTCTTGAAGCCTGAACTAGTTTTTTGTACACCCTTTGAATTTGTTTCATCTATCTATAACAGATTGCAATTGGCACCGATGATGTATACAAAAGCGCTGAGGTAGTAAACCTAGTCACGCAAGAGCTTGGAGGGAAGATCACTCGGCAACCAGGACCGCTTCCCGGCCTTAACACAAAAATTGTTGGGTTCGTTGACCCTGAAGGATGGAAAACTGTAAGTTAATTTTCCCCCTTTGTTTATATTGTGTAGGAGGATGCAAAACTGTTGCATACTTTGCTGCCATAGTAACTGCagcatgattttttttttatgtaGGTGTTGGTTGACAATGAAGATTTCCTGAAGGAGCTGGAGTGAAAGAGAGCTAAGAAGAAATAATAAGTAACAGACCTAGGTAGTGGCACTAGGCTAATGCTTTTGTATGAATAAATAATACTCCGTTGGTGATCATTATGTTTACTTTCATGTGGTTTTGTAATCTATTTTAATGCACACTTAGACACCTCTTTTTCCATGCTATCTACTATTAATCTTCTGATTTATGATTTGAAACATACTGAGTTTCTTATAGCAATGTAACATCATTACATCCAAATTTAAAGGAATGAGATGAAAGCATCTATTCGTTACCTCTTTCTATGTCGGGAGTTTGGAGTAATGAAGTGATTCATGTTAGAATTTTTGGATCGCAAATGTAATATTATATGTGTTAGGGTCATTATTTAATTAAGTAAAATTGTAATGGTCTAATTAATATTAAGAATGTTGTTAAAAGTATAAATATCATGAAATATGAGATTATTTTGGAGAGAAAACATGTATCTTGTCGATGGTATCACAAGTTTCATGAAGTAATTCTTTCATTTGATTTTAAGGTGAATCTTGTTGAAGATTGAAGATTGTGTCTATAACAATTTCAGTGGGAGCAATTACATTTTCCTTGTcctatatgttgatgacatattgtTTGTCGTCAATGATATATAGGCATGATGCACGGAGCCAAAAAAATTCTATCAAGAACATACAAGATGAAAGATATTGGTGATGCTTTCTTTGTATTATGAATTCAAATATATCGGGACGGATCTCAAGGTATTTTAAGATTATCACAAAGGAGCTATAACAAAAGGGTACTTAAAAGGTTTGACATTCATGAATGTAAATCAAGAGATACTCCAATTGTTAAGGGAGACAAATTCAATCTCAGTCAGTGTCCAAAAGGAAACGTAGAAATTCAAGAAATGCAAAAGATTCCTTACGTTTCAGTTGTAGGGAGTTTGATGCATGCCCAAGTGTGTATGCGTTCGAATATTGCATTCATAGTTGGGATGTTAGGTGAATATTTTAGCAATCTAGGAATGGATCATTGGAAAATAGTCAAAAAAGTATGAGGTATTTAAATAGAAGAAAAGACTATATGCTCACATATAGGAGGTCAGATTAGTTAGAGATCATTGGATACTCTAACTCAGATTTTGCTGGATGCCAAGACAGTAAAAGATCCACTTCAGGCTATATCTAAATGTTGGTTGGCGGTGTAGTTTCTTGGCGCAGTGCTAAGCAAACTCTTACGTTTTCATCCACCATGGCAGTAGAGTTTATAACATGTTATGAGGCATCCAACTATGAGATTTGGTTGAGGAATCATGTCACTGGGCTAAGAATTGTGGAAGGAATTGAAAGGTCACTTGAGTTATAATGTGACAATAAATCAAATGTCCTTTATTCCAACAATAATAGGAGCTCAACCAAGTCAAAACATATTGACATCAAGTTTCTAGCTGTTAAGGAAAGGGTACAAAGTGGACAGATTTCCATAGAACACTTAGGGACAAACTCTATGATAGCAGATCCTCTTACAAAAGATCTTCCCCCTAAGGTCTTTCATGAGCACACTGCTCGCATGGGTATTTAACCGTTAGACGAGTCTTTGGTTTATTGGGAGTTAATTGATTATGAATTTTATGTAATGTGTTTGATATTATATATGCATACTATGATTTTTGATATTTTTCCATTAATAAAATTTGATATTCAGCAGTTAATATTTTGTACAATAAATTTATTGATCTCACTAAAGTAGAGTAGGACTAGTTGAAA includes:
- the LOC127138360 gene encoding lactoylglutathione lyase GLX1 is translated as MAQTDLFDWLKNDNRRFLHVVYRVGDLDRAIKFYTQALGMKLLRQRDVPEEKYANAFVGFGDEKSYYSIELTYNYGVSSYDVGDGFGHFGIATQDVYKLVEHIRAFGGNITREAGPIQGGTTIIAFVKDPDGYTFALIQRSVFVDPFAHITLRVGDLERGIKFYEKALGLKVLRKDDNPEKKYTVVALGYKGEEESTVLELTYNYGVTEYSKGNGYAQIAIGTDDVYKSAEVVNLVTQELGGKITRQPGPLPGLNTKIVGFVDPEGWKTVLVDNEDFLKELE